The Methanobrevibacter olleyae genome has a segment encoding these proteins:
- a CDS encoding class I SAM-dependent methyltransferase, whose product MLTIKIPVQNIEATRQILLKYKIIDFDYKIKIENGFGHIPIKYENKDDTLSNIIEEIKKELIQENNKFTIETVYLDEENDLEIVKRYPRSISEVLKDKLNEEEIENLKKSFDIIGDIVIVEIPENLEGHKKEIGEATLQFTRRKTVYMKKSAVEGLIRTRQLELIAGEDNPITIHKEHGTRLKLDLRNVYFSPRLATERKRVQEAANDGEEILDMFAGIGPFPIVIAHEKNVNITAVDINETAIKYLKENIELNKLKNGVHITAICGDINEVAVNELKGKKFDRLLMNLPGLAPEFLDLAVSLCKDGGVIHYYEFSDGFSQGIERAQIACEKQNKEVEILNTRKVKSSSPGMWHVAIDCKVSDKK is encoded by the coding sequence ATGCTAACTATAAAAATTCCAGTGCAAAATATAGAAGCAACAAGACAAATTTTACTAAAATATAAAATCATTGATTTTGATTACAAAATTAAAATAGAGAACGGTTTCGGACATATCCCTATCAAATATGAAAACAAGGACGATACACTTTCCAATATAATCGAAGAGATAAAAAAAGAGTTAATTCAAGAAAATAATAAATTTACAATTGAAACTGTATATTTAGATGAAGAAAATGACTTAGAGATTGTTAAACGTTATCCTAGAAGTATAAGTGAAGTTCTTAAAGATAAACTTAATGAAGAAGAAATTGAAAATCTAAAAAAATCATTTGATATCATTGGAGATATTGTAATTGTAGAAATTCCAGAAAATCTTGAAGGTCATAAAAAAGAAATCGGTGAAGCAACACTTCAATTTACAAGGCGAAAAACAGTTTATATGAAAAAAAGTGCAGTTGAAGGACTAATAAGAACAAGACAACTTGAATTAATTGCAGGTGAGGACAATCCTATAACAATTCATAAAGAACATGGCACTAGATTAAAATTAGATCTTAGAAATGTTTACTTCTCACCAAGATTAGCTACTGAAAGGAAAAGAGTTCAAGAAGCTGCAAACGACGGTGAAGAAATATTAGACATGTTTGCAGGTATTGGGCCATTTCCTATTGTAATAGCTCATGAAAAGAATGTTAATATAACTGCAGTAGATATCAATGAAACAGCAATAAAATACTTAAAAGAGAACATTGAATTAAATAAACTAAAAAATGGTGTTCACATTACTGCAATATGTGGAGATATAAATGAAGTTGCAGTAAATGAATTAAAGGGTAAAAAATTCGATAGGCTTCTTATGAATCTTCCAGGCTTAGCACCAGAGTTTTTAGATTTAGCAGTTTCATTATGTAAAGATGGTGGAGTTATTCATTATTATGAATTTTCAGATGGATTTTCACAAGGAATAGAAAGAGCTCAAATTGCTTGTGAAAAGCAAAATAAAGAAGTTGAGATTTTAAATACTCGGAAAGTTAAATCATCAAGTCCTGGAATGTGGCATGTAGCTATTGATTGTAAAGTAAGTGATAAAAAATAA
- the mtnA gene encoding S-methyl-5-thioribose-1-phosphate isomerase, producing MRTLEWEDNKLKLIDQTKLPDELTYVYCSTYQDVIRAIKDMIVRGAPAIGVSAAFGMALAQIAGEDMEKVASQMKNARPTAVNLMWAVDRVMESDDILKEALEMAHEDVSTNLAIGEYGAKLIDDGDTVLTHCNAGALACVDYGTALGVFRSAFSQGKDIQVICDETRPRGQGASLSVWEMQEEGIPVKLIPDVASGYLMSIGKIDKVVIGADRVAHDGIANKIGSFMVALAAKHFDIPFYVAAPFSTFDKEISIFDTVIEERDPNEVIYYGGVRICPKGTEVINPAFDIVPKELITGVITENGVIDLNNLEKEFKDLF from the coding sequence ATGAGAACTTTAGAATGGGAAGATAATAAATTAAAACTTATAGATCAAACTAAATTACCTGATGAATTAACTTATGTTTATTGCAGTACTTACCAAGATGTTATTAGAGCTATTAAAGATATGATTGTTCGTGGAGCTCCTGCAATTGGGGTTTCAGCTGCTTTTGGTATGGCACTTGCTCAAATAGCAGGAGAAGATATGGAAAAGGTAGCAAGCCAAATGAAAAATGCAAGACCTACAGCAGTTAATTTAATGTGGGCAGTAGATAGGGTTATGGAATCTGATGATATCTTAAAAGAGGCATTAGAAATGGCTCATGAAGATGTTAGTACTAATTTAGCTATTGGTGAATATGGTGCTAAGCTTATCGATGATGGTGATACTGTTTTAACTCATTGTAATGCTGGTGCACTTGCTTGTGTAGATTATGGTACTGCATTAGGTGTTTTCCGTTCTGCTTTTAGTCAAGGAAAGGATATTCAAGTTATTTGTGATGAAACTCGTCCAAGGGGACAAGGTGCAAGTTTAAGTGTATGGGAAATGCAAGAAGAGGGGATTCCTGTAAAATTAATTCCAGATGTGGCAAGTGGATACTTGATGTCTATTGGTAAAATTGATAAAGTCGTTATTGGAGCTGATAGGGTAGCTCATGATGGAATTGCAAATAAGATAGGTTCTTTTATGGTAGCTCTTGCTGCAAAACATTTTGATATTCCATTTTATGTAGCAGCGCCTTTTAGTACTTTTGATAAAGAGATCTCTATTTTTGATACAGTTATTGAAGAGAGAGATCCTAATGAAGTAATTTACTATGGTGGTGTAAGAATTTGCCCTAAGGGAACTGAAGTGATTAATCCTGCATTTGATATAGTTCCTAAAGAGTTAATAACTGGTGTAATTACTGAAAATGGAGTTATAGATTTAAATAATTTAGAAAAAGAATTTAAAGATCTTTTCTAA
- a CDS encoding NAD(P)-dependent alcohol dehydrogenase, which produces MAGTMKAWRINELGKPPVLEDVPIPEPKFGEILIKMKGAGMCRTDLEVIDEGFITVPFEGPFTFGHENAGTVVKLGPGVDTVEVGQNVIVDTLHACGKCQYCLSGRDNFCEVASARGLKEDGGMAEYMIADAREVAPLGDLDPTVYVALADAGLSPYGAVQTAKPFIPNNGTAVVIGVGGLGFYCCQYLALTTSARVIVVNRSADKMAKMTEYGADELVVLDDNAYDKIMELTDGKGVDAVFDFVGRDNTLELAAKITKGLGLISILGLGGGTLPVSWTTVKPGVMVRLTQGGTITDLYEIMDLAKAGKIKVQAQQYPFSKVLDALDDLRNGKVEGRAVITFEEFDE; this is translated from the coding sequence ATGGCTGGAACAATGAAAGCTTGGAGAATAAATGAATTAGGAAAACCTCCTGTATTGGAGGATGTACCTATACCAGAACCTAAATTTGGAGAAATCTTAATTAAAATGAAAGGTGCAGGAATGTGCAGAACTGACCTTGAAGTTATTGATGAAGGCTTTATTACAGTTCCATTTGAAGGACCATTCACTTTTGGTCACGAAAACGCAGGGACTGTTGTAAAACTTGGACCGGGAGTAGATACTGTTGAGGTTGGACAAAATGTTATTGTAGACACATTACATGCATGTGGTAAATGTCAATACTGTCTTTCAGGTCGTGACAACTTCTGTGAAGTTGCAAGTGCACGTGGTCTTAAAGAAGATGGGGGAATGGCAGAATATATGATTGCTGATGCAAGAGAAGTTGCACCTTTAGGGGACCTTGATCCTACAGTATATGTAGCATTAGCTGATGCAGGTTTATCTCCATATGGGGCTGTACAAACTGCAAAACCATTTATTCCAAATAATGGTACTGCAGTAGTTATTGGTGTAGGTGGACTTGGATTCTACTGTTGTCAATATTTAGCTTTAACAACCTCTGCTCGTGTTATTGTAGTTAACCGATCCGCTGATAAAATGGCTAAAATGACTGAGTATGGTGCTGATGAATTAGTTGTTCTAGATGATAATGCATATGACAAAATCATGGAATTAACTGATGGTAAAGGTGTAGATGCTGTATTTGACTTTGTAGGTAGAGATAACACTTTAGAACTTGCTGCAAAAATTACCAAAGGATTAGGTCTTATTTCCATTTTAGGTCTTGGTGGAGGAACACTCCCTGTAAGCTGGACTACTGTTAAACCTGGTGTTATGGTAAGATTAACTCAAGGTGGAACTATCACTGACCTTTATGAGATTATGGACTTAGCAAAAGCTGGAAAAATCAAAGTTCAAGCTCAACAATATCCATTTAGTAAAGTTCTAGATGCTCTTGATGACTTAAGAAATGGAAAAGTTGAAGGTAGAGCTGTTATTACCTTTGAAGAATTTGATGAATAA